In Toxotes jaculatrix isolate fToxJac2 chromosome 12, fToxJac2.pri, whole genome shotgun sequence, the following are encoded in one genomic region:
- the tbl2 gene encoding transducin beta-like protein 2 — MEASALVALTLLLGALVILVALAVGRRKEEIREETEQTAEFAAEGSAVKGSAPKKQKQEKQRSRKDKASQHSFSHPLLAASLKSHSGNVTCLDFSSNGKYLASCADDRTVRIWSTKDFLDREHKCLRANVELDHATLVRFSPDSRAFITWLANGDSIRIFKMIKKDDGSLAFKAAAEDFPQKHKAPILNIGIAETGKFIMSASTDTTIHIWDLKGEVLASINTNQITNSYAAISPCGRFVASCGFTPDVKVWEVCFGKGGEFKEVARAFDLKGHSAGVHAFAFSNDSHRMVTVSKDGTWKLWNTDVEYKKQQDPYLLKTVPCASSEGSRVALSPDGRVVAISSGCNVAMYNATSGELEEEMHGVHSEEINDLRFDINGRFLACSGDKAIRVFHNAPGYRAAIRDMQDMLKKAQNEAMKQRLQQQIKEAQSALDTVLAAPVD; from the exons CTGAAGGCAGTGCTGTGAAGGGTTCTGCGcccaagaaacagaaacaggagaagCAGCGCAGCCGTAAGGATAAAGCCTCACAGCACAGTTTCAGTCATCCGCTGTTGGCAGCCTCATTGAAG AGCCACAGTGGGAATGTGACGTGCCTTGATTTCAGCAGTAATGGGAAGTACTTGGCGTCCTGCGCTGATGACCGCACTGTCCGGATCTGGAGCACCAAAGACTTTCTGGATCGGGAGCACAAGTGTCTGAGAGCCAATGTGGAGCTGGATCATGCTACACTGGTCCGCTTCAGCCCAGACTCCag AGCCTTCATCACCTGGTTGGCCAACGGAGATTCCATTCGAATCTTCAAAATGATCAAGAAGGACGACGGCTCTTTAGCCTTCAAAGCTGCCGCAGAAGACttcccacagaaacacaaggcCCCCATCCTCAACATTGGCATTGCAGAGACAG GCAAGTTCATCATGAGCGCCTCCACCGACACCACCATCCACATCTGGGACCTGAAAGGAGAGGTACTGGCCTCTATCAACACTAACCAGATAACCAATTCTTATGCTGCCATCTCACCATGTGGCAG GTTTGTAGCATCGTGTGGCTTCACCCCTGACGTGAAGGTGTGGGAGGTTTGCTTCGGGAAGGGAGGAGAGTTCAAAGAGGTGGCGCGAGCTTTTGACCTGAAGGGCCACTCTGCAGGAGTTCACGCCTTCGCCTTTTCCAATGACTCTCACAG AATGGTGACTGTCTCCAAAGACGGTACATGGAAGCTGTGGAACACAGATGTGGAGTACAAAAAGCAGCAGGATCCCTACCTCCTGAAGACGGTCCCCTGTGCTTCATCTGAAGGTAGCCGTGTGGCCTTGTCTCCAGACGGCCGGGTGGTGGCCATCAGCAGCGGCTGTAACGTGGCTATGTACAACGCCACCAGCGGCGAGCTAGAGGAGGAAATGCATGGTGTCCACAGCGAGGAGATCAACGACCTTAGATTTGACATTAACGGACGCTTTTTGGCATGCAGCGGCGACAAGGCCATCCGAGTGTTTCACAACGCCCCGGGCTACCGGGCAGCCATCAGAGACATGCAGGACATGCTGAAGAAAGCCCAGAATGAAGCCATGAAGCAgagactgcagcagcagataaaGGAGGCTCAGAGCGCCCTGGACACTGTGCTGGCTGCTCCTGTCGATTGA